The region CATTGAATTCTTTCCTTTTCTCTAGTCTATctcacgtacatatatatatatatatatNtatatatatatatatatatatatatatatatatatatatatatatatatatatatatatatatatatatatatatatatatatatatatttcttgtaCTCTCTTTtggagattaatatatatatattttatttgacttGTTAGTCATTTACTTGTCAGCAATATAATTTTCTTCGATTATATattttccctattatttaacttctataattctcaattttcgattattcgcttccgcattattccgctatattcctaacaagtggtattagagcggtttaattgagaattattttcaaagatgtcgactgttaccaagttcgatatcgagaagttcgacgggaaaattagcttttctatctggaaagttcagatggaagccgttctaacccagaacggtttgaaaAAAGTgctagctgggaagaagaagaaaccggctacaatgacagatgaagcttgggaagatttggatgacaaggcacgttcaaccattcagTTGTGCCTGTCTAAATCGGTTCTACATGAGGTGATAGGTGAGACAACTACGTCAGATTTATGGGACGAACTGGATTCGCtctacatggacaaatctctggcgaacaagctgcacctgaaggagcggctgtacacaatccgtatgacggaaggtacttcaattcagtctcaCTTGGATGaatttaattctattttattggacttggaaaatattgatgtcataATTGACAATGAGGATcgtgctattttattgcttgtttctctccctacatcatacaagcatttcaaagaaattatgctgtatggtaatactcttggagtcctaactttcgacagtgttaagtcgaacctgttgtccaaagaaaaatttgacttagaaactaagtctggggacaaaggtgaaggcttgactgttaggggtcgttcagttgaaacggagagtagcaataaaaaatctagatccaagtccaaaggacgtaagtccaacaaatcctgtaagtactgcaagaagcatggtcatgatgtgactgaatgcttcaaactgaagaacaagcaagagagagagaagaagtctgctgaagctagtgttgtggaaagtgattcagaaggcgatgttatgttatctgttagctccggtgacaaacggagcgatagtgagtggattctggactctggttgtacattccacatgtgtccacACAAAGACTGGTTCATCTCTCTAGAACtagttgatggtggagttgtcttgttgggtaatgatacccaatgcaaggttagtggaattggaagtgtgcagatcaaaactcatgataacgttatcaggactcttaccaatgttcggtatattcctgatttgaaacgcaatctgatttcattgggcaccttggaatctctggggtgcaagtacacagctgaaggtggagttctgaaagttattaaagactctcttgttcttatgaaagcttctcgttctggaagcttgtacgtgttgcatggcagtacagtgacaggttcagttgcggtatcctcatcggtgtctgatgctgatctcactcaactatggcatatgcgtctggggcatatgagtgagaaaggcatgcatatcctgagcaagaaaggcctcatcggttcaggtacgggtaaattacaattttgtgagcattatgtttttgggaaacaaaagagggttagtttctctactgctacacaccgtaccaaagatgtattggaatacatacattctgatttatggggaccgactaaattccagtctatgggaggctgtagatattttatgtctattattgatgacttttctcgtaaagtctgggtctatttcctgaaacataaaaatcaggcattttctattttcaaaaagtggaaaattctcgttgagactcagacagggaaaaaggtcaagaagctcAGGACAGAAAATGGCTTGGAGTTCTGCGAGTCAGATTTCACTGAGTTCTATGCAGCACAAGGAATCGCCAGGCACAAGACCTTGCCTGGAAAACCccaccaaaatggtgttgccgaacgtatgaacaggactctgttagagagagctcgttgtatgctctctaatgctgggttatggaaacggcgtgatttttgggccgaagccgtttctactgcatcctatttggtaaataggtctccacattcatccctcaatttcaaaattccagaagaagtttggtcaggtaatcctgttgactactctatgttacgaatttttggatgtcctgcttatgctcattccagtacgggtaaattaaaccctagagttgtcaaatgcattttccttggttatgaTTCTGAGTCAAAAGGATATCGTCTATGGTCTCCTGATTCTCACAAGATCATTCTGAGTCGtgatatcacttttgatgaaaatgcactactttCTTCTGGAAAAGATTGTGTTGCTCCCAGTACAGGTGATATGCAGAGTACTGGAGAgaaggtggagtttgagttcaggcctactgatagtattactaccattgattgtaatactaaagatgatgcatctactagcACTGCGCCTCTCGTTCAGCCACAACGGGAGCACTCTATTGCCCAAGACCGGCctaggaggacaattaaaaaacctgctaggtatgcaagtgatgatgaaacccacttCGTTGCTTATGCTCTTTCAGTTGCACAGGAGGTTGATGGTGATCCATCCTGCTACTCTAAAGCTATTTCCTGTGCCAACTCGtccaagtggttggttgctATGCAAGAGGAGATGGAAAGTCTCCATAAGAATGAGACTTGGGAGCTTGTAGAGTTGCCAAAAGGTAANGAAAGCACGGTGGAAAGCACGGTTGGTTGTTTGAGGTTTCGATCAACGTGAAGGTATTGACTTTAACGAGATCTTTTCTCCTGTTGTTCGTCATACCTCTATACGTGTACTACTTGCTTTTGTTGCTCTTTTTGATTTGGAGTTGGAGCAACTTGATGTAAAGACTGCATTCCTACATGGAGAGCTTGATGAAGAACTTTACATGTACCAACCTGAGGGGTTTGAGGTTCCTGGTAAGGAACATTGTGTATGCCGTCTGCAGAAGTCTCTTTATGGGCTAAAGCAAGCTCGAAGGCAATGGTACAAGCGGTTTGATGCTTGTATGCTAGGGCAAGGATTCTCAAGAAGCCAATATGACAGTTGTGTCTATTTCAAAGAATTTTCTAATGGGTCTTTTGTCTACCTTCTACTTTATGTTGACGATATGCTCATTGCTTCCCCTGACATGTCTCTTGTTGAGAAGTTGAAGTCTCAACTAAgcaatgagtttgagatgaaagaTCTTGGTGCAGCAAAGAAGATTCTTGGCATGGAGATACACAGGGATCGTCAAGCTGGTAAACTTTATCTATTCCAGAAAAAGTATGTTGAGAAGGTGCTTGATCGATTCAATATGTCTAATTGTAAGCCTGTGTCTACTCCACTTGGTGCACATTTTAAGTTGTCTTCTGATTCATGCCCTAAATCTGATGTTGATGTGGCTTATATGTCAAAAGTTCCTTACTCTAGTGCTGTTGGTAGTCTTATGTATGCTATGGTGTGCACTAGACCTAATTTGGCTCATGCTGTAAGTGTTGTGAGCCGTTATATGCATAACCCTGGTAAGGAACATTGGAACGCTGTTAAATGGATTCTCCGTTACCTAAAGGGTACTTCCTCTTTGGGCTTGGTTTTCGACCGGAGTTCTTCTGCATCTACTGACATTATGGGCTTTGTAGATTCTGATTATGGTGGTGATCTTGACAGACGTCGATCGCTTTCCAGTTATATTTTCACTCTTTGTAATTGTGCTATCAGTTGGAAAGGTTATATTTTCACTCTTTGTAATTGTGCTATCAGTTGGAAAGTTACGCTTCAGTCTATTGCTGCGTTATCTACGACTGAGGCGGAATACATTGCAGCAACATAGGGTGTCAAAGAAGCTACCTGGCTACGAGGTTTGGTTATGGAGCTTGGTGTTTCACAAGGTCAGACTGTTGTGTTCTCAGATAGCCAAAGTGCTATCCATCTCaccaaaaatgatacatatcatgccaaaaccaaacacattgatgtcagataccatttcatccgagatGTTATAGCTGCGAGAAATATTGTTGTCCAGAAGGTTCACACATTGGAGAATCCAGCAGACATGCTTACCAAGCCTCTTCCTATTACTAAGGTGTTCCAATTGTTAATTTTCAGTGAATtttgatccaaggtggagattgttagaAAATAATCATGTGGCTCAAATTAGTCCATGAAGACCAATTCCACCCTCCACGTCGCATGGCAGCATGGTTCATGGTTCTTGCACGTTCTCCGAAATCCTTGGTGCTTCTTACAATTGACGCAATTCTCTGATGTCTTCAATGTATAAATAGGTTGGCtacttttgctttgtttttgcTCATCTTTCATATATCAATATACATTGAATTCTTTCCTTTTCTCTAGTCTATctcacgtacatatatatatatatatccttttcTCTAGTCTATctcacgtacatatatatatatatatatttcttgtaCTCTCTTTtggagattaatatatatatatatattttatttgacttGTTAGTCATTTACTTGTCAGCAATATAATTTTCTTCGATTATATattttccctattatttaacttctataattctcaattttcgattattcgcttccgcattattccgctatattcctaacaataatGAACAATAATGACATCTTTATCTGTAGTTGtactcataatatatatgtatgtatatatatatatatatatatatatatatatatatatatatatatatatatatatatatatatatatatatNNNNNNNNNNNNNNNNNNNNNNNNNNNNNNNNNNNNNNNNNNNNNNNNNNNNNCTGTAAATGTCGAAGAAATTTCAACCGTAGTTATAGGGAATGATAGCAGACCATCCAAACGACTTTGGAATTTCAAAATGGTTTCTAAATACTTCCATCTGCCTATGAATCAAGCGGTGAAAGAGTTAAAGATTAAGGAAGCTTCTTTGAAGAAGATATGTAAGAAGGTTGGAATTGATCAATGGCCATATAAGAAGTTGCGTACCTTGGAGCAATTAGCAAAAAATGTCCAAGGGAATACTGATCATAGAGAAATTATAAATGAGCTAGAAAATCAAAGGGAGCAAATGTTAAAGGATCCTAATCTTCAATCAGgcatagaaagaaataaacttgaAGTTTCATACTTTAAGAAGAGAAATTATCGAAATTTGACGGAACTTTCTTACTATGCTCCTCTTGCGAGCTCATCTTATGTTTCTGGTAATCCTCTCCCAAAAACTAAGAATGAAGATACAATGTAGCTTTCCtgcacttaatattattttaataatgaaaatatttcctgTTTTATAGTGCAAACTcttgaaaattcaataacaaataattcaaatgtaaaaaaaaataaccatcAAAGGTGAGGTAAGAATGAAATTAGGTGAGGAATAATATCCATTATCGGAGTGATATAGATATGttaaaaacttgagaaatagagcaaactcttgaaaattcaataacaagtaattcaaatgtaaaaaaaaataaccataaaaggtgaggtaagaatgaaattaggtgacgaataatatccattatcggagtgatatagatatgttaaaaacttgagaaatagaGAATTCATATTAACCACCAAGGGTGGTGTATAAACCATCCACTAAGAAATGGAAGGAGATAACCTTAGCTATAGATGTGGTATGTACGTAAAGTATATGTTTACATTCTTCCTTATGAACTACAGTTTtaagtatttgaaaaaattgaagtaaattataatcataacatctctttatttcctatattcggctgaaaaccaaacaaatgatctatcaaccaaatgcttttagaattccAGGTTAGTTTTTAACTTCGTGTGTaaaagttctattttttttgggataaatttAGTATGATTAATGACATCTGACAAAGAACTATTGCGCTTGTGACAACCTTACATAAGCACCTCAATGTTGGGCGTTGCGCGTAATGCAAGGCCCAACATAAATTTATGtgtaaattgaatattaaatgtttatttaaacTTATTATGACAACAAAATATTGTAAGTCCttatgtcacttttgatgaatatggtgcatgggattggtaaattgaaaacatattttatttttgtttagtggATATGATAAATCTAAAACCGCAAGTTCGGGAGCAGACCTCTTTGTTCGTTGGNATGACAATTGGGTATTAAGATAAGATAGATATGCATTACAAAAATTTTTCATACATTTATATAGACATATTTGCATTATTATACATTCATGCATGCATTTGGGCAATATATTTTGCAtgatattttttacaaaattgataatattaaaatttcttagagaattgatattataaaaaaatgttattggaAGCTATCAAGCAAAAGCTGAAACGATTCATTTTCTTCCATCGCTCGTGAAGGTGGATCCACAGTGAAAGGAAGAATATGATCAACCACAAATGAAGGAACAAGAAGGGTACAAGGAGAAATAAAACTCATCATTTCCCTGTGCCTTTTCTTTCTAGTACATGCATCTCTAAGCTTTATTTCGGCTGGATGCAATTTCAAATGTGGATTTGTTAGCATCATTTCTCTTCtatcttttatttctttgagtACTTCTCTCAGTTCAGGGTCATCTTCAATGCTACCCAATTCCTGTATAACGGTTGATTAATACTGATCGAATGATGTTAaagtgtaataaaaaaaattaccttaaCATTTTCGGATAATTTCTGTAAGCTGACTAATTGTCGATGAGGCCATCTGAAGATTCCTAATTCCTCACACCTTCTTTTCAAGATTCTGTACTCAACTCTTAGTTCCTTAGCGGCTTTATAAATGGGCATATGGAAATAAGTGGAAAGCATTGCCTTGCTTATTGTTGAAGGATCACGAAAAGTTTTTTTCGTCCTCTTGGACTGTCTACGCACTATTTTCTCTATCATGCTCTCCTTTGTACCAGTAGTTGTGTCCTGTTTAACAGCTACAGCGTTCGAAGTCGGGGTGATATCCCATTCTATAGGTATCACACTTGCAGAGGGAAGAAGAACCTCATCCATACCTAGTGGATTCAAGGCTGCAACATTaacaataagaaatatatattaaatcatcACATGtgaatgtacaaaattaaaGTAGGTCGCTTACCGGTAGCCCCGATTAGACGTTCCAGATTATGCTCAAAGTTCTAGAATGAATCAAAGTCCATGTTTAGCAAGGGTTCATCATTATTTATTGCACTGAAATAAGTCAATGGGAATTGTTCACATTGTGCATCCCAAAACGGATATTCTGAAGCATCTGAGGAAGGGTAGACAAGTTGATTAGTGAATGCAGAGGAGGAGGAAACATGATTTGCCATCTTTGGATAGAAGAAAGTAAAAGATAACTCTTAAAAGTGAAGAAAATATGCAAGTAATTATTTAGTCAGAAGTAAAAGAAGAGGATAGCTGCTTGATTGGTTTAAAGAAAATGGAGCTTTCCAGATTTAAAACGTCAAACACACATTCCAGTGATATAAGATAtcaaattttggaaaaagaaaatagtgcATGGTTGAGAGTCATTGATGTTATTCGTTTTATCAAAAGGTAACAGCATATTGGCCGACAACacaaaatttgtcaaaagtgAAATAGTAAAAAGGTAAAAAGTGAGATCGTTTGAAAATTTTTCAGCATAAATTCATTGAAAAGCCCAAAAGTTTTAAACAGTTTTTTAATTCAGTATTTtcctttgacaaaaaaaaattgctcttggaaaaaaaaacttaacaagtattaacaactttttaaatttttgtcgaACGTCGCTATAAATTCATGCTTTTGTTCGTTCTTAACACTTATTCACATCCTTAATTTTTTATCCCTTAGAAATTATCAATCACTTAAACATTAACCACATACTTTTCAGAAATGCAAAATTTGTTTCCTTGCTCATATCAGTTTGAACAAAATGATTGTTCTTTGGGTGGTAACAATTCATTTTGGGATGAGATACATTTATCACCACTAAGGGATACTGANATGACAATTGGGTATTAAGATAAGATAGATATGCATTACAAAAATTTTTCATACATTTATATAGACATATTTGCATTATTATACATTCATGCATGCATTTGGGCAATATATTTTGCAtgatattttttacaaaattgataatattaaaatttcttagagaattgatattataaaaaaatgttattggaAGCTATCAAGCAAAAGCTGAAACGATTCATTTTCTTCCATCGCTCGTGAAGGTGGATCCACAGTGAAAGGAAGAATATGATCAACCACAAATGAAGGAACAAGAAGGGTACAAGGAGAAATAAAACTCATCATTTCCCTGTGCCTTTTCTTTCTAGTACATGCATCTCTAAGCTTTATTTCGGCTGGATGCAATTTCAAATGTGGATTTGTTAGCATCATTTCTCTTCtatcttttatttctttgagtACTTCTCTCAGTTCAGGGTCATCTTCAATGCTACCCAATTCCTGTATAACGGTTGATTAATACTGATCGAATGATGTTAaagtgtaataaaaaaaattaccttaaCATTTTCGGATAATTTCTGTAAGCTGACTAATTGTCGATGAGGCCATCTGAAGATTCCTAATTCCTCACACCTTCTTTTCAAGATTCTGTACTCAACTCTTAGTTCCTTAGCGGCTTTATAAATGGGCATATGGAAATAAGTGGAAAGCATTGCCTTGCTTATTGTTGAAGGATCACGAAAAGTTTTTTTCGTCCTCTTGGACTGTCTACGCACTATTTTCTCTATCATGCTCTCCTTTGTACCAGTAGTTGTGTCCTGTTTAACAGCTACAGCGTTCGAAGTCGGGGTGATATCCCATTCTATAGGTATCACACTTGCAGAGGGAAGAAGAACCTCATCCATACCTAGTGGATTCAAGGCTGCAACATTaacaataagaaatatatattaaatcatcACATGtgaatgtacaaaattaaaGTAGGTCGCTTACCGGTAGCCCCGATTAGACGTTCCAGATTATGCTCAAAGTTCTAGAATGAATCAAAGTCCATGTTTAGCAAGGGTTCATCATTATTTATTGCACTGAAATAAGTCAATGGGAATTGTTCACATTGTGCATCCCAAAACGGATATTCTGAAGCATCTGAGGAAGGGTAGACAAGTTGATTAGTGAATGCAGAGGAGGAGGAAACATGATTTGCCATCTTTGGATAGAAGAAAGTAAAAGATAACTCTTAAAAGTGAAGAAAATATGCAAGTAATTATTTAGTCAGAAGTAAAAGAAGAGGATAGCTGCTTGATTGGTTTAAAGAAAATGGAGCTTTCCAGATTTAAAACGTCAAACACACATTCCAGTGATATAAGATAtcaaattttggaaaaagaaaatagtgcATGGTTGAGAGTCATTGATGTTATTCGTTTTATCAAAAGGTAACAGCATATTGGCCGACAACacaaaatttgtcaaaagtgAAATAGTAAAAAGGTAAAAAGTGAGATCGTTTGAAAATTTTTCAGCATAAATTCATTGAAAAGCCCAAAAGTTTTAAACAGTTTTTTAATTCAGTATTTtcctttgacaaaaaaaaattgctcttggaaaaaaaaacttaacaagtattaacaactttttaaatttttgtcgaACGTCGCTATAAATTCATGCTTTTGTTCGTTCTTAACACTTATTCACATCCTTAATTTTTTATCCCTTAGAAATTATCAATCACTTAAACATTAACCACATACTTTTCAGAAATGCAAAATTTGTTTCCTTGCTCATATCAGTTTGAACAAAATGATTGTTCTTTGGGTGGTAACAATTCATTTTGGGATGAGATACATTTATCACCACTAAGGGATACTGACTGTCTTTTAAGTAGAGATTTTTATGAAGGCGGAAATAATTCCAGTACTCAACAACAATGTAATGAAACTATTGGTAAAGTTCTAATATTTGTTTGGAATTTTTGGTTGTAATAAGTAATAGTTATTTGAATAAGTTGTTTGCAAATGCAGGTGTTTTACCTACAAATGAGGTTGATGTATTTGATAGCGTTGATTTATTTGTGGAGGAAAATAATAAACCTGCAAAGATAGAtgtatcaaatttaaaatgaacaatagtgaatacatatatatcatgaatatatatctatagttgtattcataatatatatatatatatatatatatatattatgaatacaactaCAGATAANATGAATATATATCTAtagttgtattcataatatatatatatatatatatatatatattatgaatacaactaCAGATAAAGATGTAATTATTGTTCATCTTTATCTGtagttgtattcataatatatatgtgtgtatacaactacagataaagatgtaattattgtttttctttatctgtagttgtattcataatatatgtgtgtgtgtgtgtgtatatatatatatatatatatttgttgcaGATGTTGAAACTACCAAAGCTGTAAATGTCGAAGAAATTTCAATCGTAGTTATAGGGAATGATACCAGACCATCCAAAGGACTTTGGAATTTCGAAATGGTTTCTAAATACTTCCATCTGCCTATGAATCAAGCGGTGAAAGAGTTAAAGATTAAGGAAGCTTGTTTGAAGAAGATATGTAAGAAGGTTGGAATTGATGAATTGCCATATAAGAAGCTGCGTACCTTGGAGCGATTAGCAAAAAATGTCCAAGGGAATACTGATCATAGAGAAATTATAAATGAGCTAGAAAATCAAAGGGTGCAAATGTTAAAGGATCCTAATCTTCAATCAGgcatagaaagaaataaacttgaAGTTTCATACTTTAAGAAGAGAAAGTATCGAAATTTGACGGAACTTTCTTACTATGCTCCTCTTGCGAGCTCATCTTATGTTTCTGGTAATCCTCTCCCAAAAACTAAGAATGAAGATACAATGTAGCTTTCCtgcacttaatattattttaataatgaaaatatttcctgTTTTATAGTGCAAGCTcttgaaaattcaataacaagtcGTTCAAATGTAAACAAAAATAACCATCAAAGGTGAAATATAGAATTCTCTTCACTAATAACGAAAATGTTCTATTGAGAGACGTAAGAATGAAATCAGGTGAGGAATAATATCCATTATCGGAGTGATATAGATATGGttaaaaacttgagaaatagaAAATTCATATTAACCACCAAGGGTGGTGTATAAACCATCCACTGAGAAATGGAAGGAGATAACCTTAGCTATAGATCCATCCACTGAGAAATGGAAGGAGATAACCTTAGCTATAGATGTGGTATCTGAGAAATGGAAGGAGATAACCTTAGCTATAGATGTGGTATGTACGTAAAGTATATGTTTACCTTGTTCCTTATGAACTGTAGTTTtaagtatttgaaaaaatagaagcaaattataatcataacatctctttatttcctatatttggctgaaaaccaaacaaatgatcTATCAACCAAATGGTTTTAGGATTCCATTTTACTTTTGAACTTCGcgtgtgaattttttttttttggggataaATTTAGCATGATTAATGACATCCGACAAAGAACTATTGCGCTTGTGACAACCTCACATAAGCACCTCATGGTTGGActatatttacatataataactttttaactgttttacttttgtcacaTTTGGACAATTAGCCGacataattgatttaaaatttggCACGATTGTCAAGtgtgctgttttttttttacgattCGGATGCAACCAATTACTTTCGATCGTGAACTGTTTGTTTTTTGACAAGCTTAATATCTGACATCATTGAAAGGTATGTTTGCTATTTCAAATCTCAGAATCTCCATCATTTACTATCCTCAATGGTGTTTTACCTTATTCTTTGTCACTGAATTATCTTTTTCTATTCTCTCTTTGTTTTTGAACgtcattttttccaaaaatggCGAACCAAGCTTATTTTCCAGACCAATTTTCCTACACCACTTATGATATTGCTAGGTATTCCTTATGGGATGAGACGGCATACCcagcttcttcctcatcttttcCAAACAAAATTGTTGACCCATCTTCcgatattacggagtattccTTTTGTGATGAGTTGGTCGACCCTACGCCTTCCTCATCTTTACTAAACCACATTTCTTATCCATTTTCCGATGTTATCGGATATCCTTTATCGATTGATGTTGCTGATACTGCTCCTGCTTCATTTTTTCCAAGCCAAATTTCTTGCACATCTTCCGATATTAGCAAATATTCTTTATGGGATCAACAACATGGGATATCAACTTTTGGTAATGGATTGTTACCGAACATACCCTTTGATCCATTTTGGGGTATTGAGCATAATATGGGAGGACTGCTTGAGGCTACTGGTAATCAtatgtttttttcttgataT is a window of Ipomoea triloba cultivar NCNSP0323 chromosome 11, ASM357664v1 DNA encoding:
- the LOC115995910 gene encoding protein RKD1-like; the protein is MVSKYFHLPMNQAVKELKIKEACLKKICKKVGIDELPYKKLRTLERLAKNVQGNTDHREIINELENQRVQMLKDPNLQSGIERNKLEVSYFKKRKYRNLTELSYYAPLASSSYVSGNPLPKTKNEDTM
- the LOC115995907 gene encoding protein RKD1-like yields the protein MVSKYFHLPMNQAVKELKIKEASLKKICKKVGIDQWPYKKLRTLEQLAKNVQGNTDHREIINELENQREQMLKDPNLQSGIERNKLEVSYFKKRNYRNLTELSYYAPLASSSYVSGNPLPKTKNEDTM
- the LOC115995908 gene encoding protein RKD1-like, with product MANHVSSSSAFTNQLVYPSSDASEYPFWDAQSLNPLGMDEVLLPSASVIPIEWDITPTSNAVAVKQDTTTGTKESMIEKIVRRQSKRTKKTFRDPSTISKAMLSTYFHMPIYKAAKELRVEYRILKRRCEELGIFRWPHRQLVSLQKLSENVKELGSIEDDPELREVLKEIKDRREMMLTNPHLKLHPAEIKLRDACTRKKRHREMMSFISPCTLLVPSFVVDHILPFTVDPPSRAMEENESFQLLLDSFQ